From Woronichinia naegeliana WA131, the proteins below share one genomic window:
- a CDS encoding ribonuclease HII, producing the protein MAGVDEVGRGSIFGPVVAAAVCVAIADLPKLMALGVKDSKQLSAARRQQLVPLIKTGVIAWHISYADVLEIESLNIRRASLLAMQRCLLKLPQAPTLCLIDGRDTIPDLPFPQKAIIRGDQQSPAIAAASILAKVWRDDLMIRLAKTYPQYDLAANKGYGTKKHQLALQAYGLTPLHRPKFCQKLLGI; encoded by the coding sequence CTGGCCGGTGTAGATGAAGTGGGTCGAGGCTCGATCTTCGGCCCTGTTGTGGCAGCAGCAGTGTGTGTTGCGATCGCCGATTTACCAAAATTAATGGCTTTGGGGGTCAAGGATAGTAAACAGTTATCTGCGGCCCGTCGTCAGCAGTTAGTCCCGCTCATTAAAACAGGGGTTATAGCTTGGCATATTAGTTATGCTGATGTGCTAGAAATTGAATCACTCAATATCCGTCGGGCTTCTTTATTAGCAATGCAAAGATGTTTGCTCAAATTGCCCCAGGCTCCAACACTCTGTTTAATTGATGGCCGCGATACCATTCCCGATCTCCCCTTTCCGCAAAAAGCCATCATTAGAGGCGATCAGCAATCACCGGCGATCGCGGCAGCGAGTATCTTAGCAAAAGTTTGGCGAGATGATTTAATGATCCGTTTAGCCAAAACCTATCCCCAATATGATCTTGCTGCTAACAAAGGCTATGGAACTAAAAAACATCAACTAGCGTTACAAGCTTATGGCTTGACTCCCTTGCATCGCCCCAAATTTTGTCAAAAGTTGCTAGGCATATAG
- a CDS encoding Rne/Rng family ribonuclease, which produces MPKQIIIAEQYQVAAVYWEDQIQELVVATGNQQVSDIYLGLVENVIPGIDAAFVNIGDSERNGFIHVTDLGPLRLKKTAGAITELLAPQQKVLVQVMKEPTGNKGPRLTGNISLPGRYLVLIPNGTGVNLSRRIKNDEERSRLRALAILTKPPGMGILVRTEAEGKGEDAILEDLEFLQKQWEMVQQQASSTRAPALLNRDDDFIQRVLRDMYSSDVNRIVTDTQAGVKRVKQHLMSWSGGRAPEGVVIDNHREPQNILDYFRVNAAIREALKPRVDLPSGGYVIIEPTEALTVIDVNSGSFTRSATARETVLWTNSEAATEIARQLRLRNIGGVIIVDFIDMDSRRDQLKLLEHFNRSLKFDKARPQIAQLSELGLVELTRKRQGQNIYELFGRPCPTCGGLGHLAELPGEVESICLESPVLSLPSTAPRIIEKPFVETTDSTFESSFDYEGTESASAFDLLYHPNYQEQGGNQANRRRRRRPRPDGKEESPGKVLPNLIPKIVDLDIEPEIEGRKERREIAGTTRELGGVGSSNRISRREEIPTETVSVELTPLEQDVYALMGVSPLIRLDQEFKDPKAVIVAIKTKGDSSVPDAESKAIPEPTLETSLPKADNDIIKLKPEILTLGRRQRSTSIASEPDFSSLSVMAEPKTETEEPGIPFKEPMFKEEIEPPIVRRRKRRSSAQEDDW; this is translated from the coding sequence GTCGTCGCGACAGGGAATCAACAAGTTAGCGACATTTATCTAGGACTTGTCGAGAATGTCATCCCAGGGATAGATGCAGCCTTTGTCAATATTGGAGACTCAGAACGAAACGGTTTCATTCACGTTACCGATCTGGGCCCCTTAAGACTCAAGAAAACCGCCGGTGCCATTACCGAATTGCTTGCGCCCCAACAAAAAGTCCTCGTTCAGGTGATGAAAGAACCGACAGGCAATAAAGGGCCTAGATTAACCGGCAATATCAGCCTTCCTGGTCGTTACCTAGTCCTGATTCCCAATGGCACAGGGGTTAACCTTTCAAGGCGAATCAAAAACGATGAGGAACGGAGCCGTCTTCGCGCTCTAGCGATTCTGACCAAGCCACCTGGTATGGGGATATTAGTGCGAACTGAAGCAGAAGGGAAAGGGGAAGATGCAATCCTAGAAGACTTAGAATTTCTACAAAAACAATGGGAAATGGTTCAACAGCAGGCAAGCTCGACCCGTGCCCCAGCCCTCTTAAATCGAGATGACGATTTTATTCAACGGGTATTGCGAGATATGTACAGTAGCGATGTTAATCGCATTGTGACGGATACTCAAGCGGGGGTGAAACGAGTTAAGCAGCATTTGATGAGTTGGAGTGGAGGAAGAGCACCAGAAGGGGTCGTGATCGACAATCACCGTGAACCCCAGAATATTTTGGATTATTTTCGGGTCAATGCAGCGATTCGGGAAGCTCTGAAACCCAGGGTTGATTTACCATCGGGGGGATACGTTATTATTGAACCCACAGAAGCCCTGACGGTTATTGACGTTAACTCTGGTTCCTTTACCCGTTCTGCCACTGCCAGGGAGACTGTTCTCTGGACAAATAGTGAAGCGGCCACCGAAATTGCCCGACAGTTAAGGCTCCGTAATATTGGTGGTGTGATCATTGTGGATTTCATTGACATGGATTCCCGACGCGATCAGCTAAAACTCTTAGAACATTTCAACCGTTCCTTGAAATTTGATAAGGCCCGTCCCCAAATTGCCCAGCTATCAGAATTGGGCTTAGTCGAACTAACTCGTAAACGTCAGGGGCAAAATATCTATGAATTATTTGGCCGTCCCTGTCCTACCTGTGGAGGTCTAGGACATTTAGCCGAATTACCTGGGGAAGTAGAATCGATTTGTTTAGAAAGTCCGGTTTTGAGTCTGCCATCCACTGCCCCGCGTATTATTGAAAAGCCGTTTGTTGAAACGACTGATTCCACTTTTGAATCCTCCTTTGACTACGAAGGAACGGAAAGTGCTTCTGCCTTCGATCTGTTATACCATCCTAACTACCAGGAGCAGGGAGGCAATCAGGCTAATCGCCGTCGTCGTCGTCGTCCTCGTCCCGATGGCAAGGAAGAATCCCCAGGGAAAGTATTACCTAATTTGATTCCTAAAATCGTTGATCTAGATATTGAACCAGAAATTGAGGGGCGCAAGGAACGGCGAGAAATAGCAGGGACAACTCGTGAGCTTGGCGGGGTAGGTTCTAGCAACCGGATATCCCGTCGTGAAGAAATACCGACCGAAACGGTTTCTGTGGAATTAACGCCTTTAGAACAGGATGTTTACGCACTGATGGGCGTTTCTCCTCTCATTCGTCTTGATCAAGAATTTAAAGATCCCAAGGCAGTCATTGTTGCCATTAAAACCAAAGGGGATTCCAGTGTGCCGGATGCCGAGTCCAAGGCGATACCCGAACCGACCCTAGAAACGTCTCTGCCCAAGGCCGATAACGACATTATCAAACTCAAGCCAGAGATCTTAACGCTAGGTCGTCGCCAAAGAAGCACTTCAATCGCTTCTGAGCCTGATTTTTCTAGTCTAAGTGTGATGGCAGAGCCCAAGACGGAAACTGAAGAGCCAGGGATACCGTTTAAAGAGCCAATGTTTAAAGAGGAGATAGAACCCCCCATTGTGCGGCGGCGGAAGCGGCGTTCTTCAGCCCAAGAAGATGATTGGTAA